The following proteins come from a genomic window of Astatotilapia calliptera chromosome 11, fAstCal1.2, whole genome shotgun sequence:
- the LOC113032321 gene encoding uncharacterized protein LOC113032321 isoform X3 → MSRRTTPLQDAINHILARRDKNSMLEIKFINSVKGRGIFTLANFKQGDFVVEYRGELIDATEAEHRRNLYPSACSVFMFDFIWKQKTLCIDGALEDGSFGRLVNDEHRTPNCRMKLIEAEGKPHLCLFALKEIAAGSEITYDYGGKEWPWRKKLKIASIPSGQQCVAEPIAHDVEHHVISTDSFTDRELKAECQSSRPTADNSEHEVHSVGGQRGTSSLKELIGEVGVQYQELSPQAFSEELTSESKSKEVPQSSRAVPNDSACELKIASIPSGQQCVAEPIAHDVEHHVISTDSFTDRELRAECQSSRPTADNSEHEVHSVGGQRGTSSLKELIGEVGVQYQELSPQAFSEELTSESKSKEVPQSSRAVPNDSACELKIASIPSGQQCVAEPIAHDVEHHVISTDSFTDRELRAECQSSRPTADNSEHECTIHRLVFESVKLDKCGICHSPLTAIRWHGLRCKQCRCVWHKICLQTSSEDWDMSDGDVSSDEEYIPNSASDSESSGTELSIELPGPSKNSHAASMPDLCVTFAEKEQTMDVKNNFEHILNDLETTDDLHPDQEPDSSESCQQKTKDACSEKSTVDMLCQNESPTKSTKLIKSTVNFCFVCGKPQTKFARHLETHENENAEVAQVLQLPKSSKDRKVNLERLRNLGNFKHNSAVKTTGSGCLKVKRISKKSSSSAETYEYCLYCKGMISRKEVSRHMKRCALRPENNAEEKLKDRVFGIASTQSTMSQPISSELYSVLGKMHKDDVSSAIRNDHYIMQLAQSLFNKHGSDRSKHEYIRQKVRELGRLLVTLRHTTRIHNMEEAIKPANFFILTNAVKRVSGFDTETSTFKAPSLALKLGHSLRKISDIIMCRALMEEDQEAIDSIRRFHTLHETKWSELVSHSALSNLSEAKYNKVDSLPLTRDVQKLQLYLGQQVESAREKLGDNPTVGTYAALAKVILCQVILFNRRREGEVARMTVKNFEDRDMSKLNDDISSGLTEVEKRLCQQFARVELKGKKGRKVAVILTSDMTDNLSLLVSKRKECGVSENNMYLFAIPCSDGHYRGQFGQFADACGAEHPQNLRSTNLRKQIATISQVMNLKDNELDQLADFLGHDIRVHREYYRLPQSTIQLAKISKLLMAMEKGSVKDIQGKTLDEIGDDIDGMATGSQQLPDASTLRDDQGNDACVTSGSPPVPDSVTKGLCVSSRRCVKRPWSEEEIGAVMKHMKPFIENGITVTNQQCLKCKEKEQPILETRSIQNIRDFVRNRGLAFKKKK, encoded by the exons ATGTCACGGAGAACTACTCCCCTTCAGGATGCCATTAATCACATCCTTGCAAGAAGAGACAAGAATTCAATGTTAGAAATCAAATTTATTAATTCAGTTAAAG GTCGTGGCATCTTCACTTTAGCCAATTTCAAACAAGGAGACTTCGTGGTCGAGTATAGAGGGGAGCTTATTGATGCAACTGAAGCTGAACACAGACGTAACCTGTACCCCAGCGCATGTTCAGTCTTCATGTTTGACTTCATATGGAAGCAGAAGACATTGTg TATTGATGGAGCACTTGAAGATGGGTCATTTGGGCGACTAGTAAACGATGAACACAGGACACCAAATTGCAGAATGAAGTTGATTGAAGCAGAAGGGAAGCCACATCTCTGCCTTTTTGCACTGAAGGAAATTGCGGCAGGAAGTGAAATTACTTATGACTATGGTGGGAAAGAATGGCCCTGGCGGAAAAAG CTAAAGATCGCAAGCATCCCTTCTGGTCAACAGTGTGTTGCAGAGCCTATTGCCCATGACGTGGAGCACCATGTGATCTCTACAGACTCATTCACAG ACAGAGAATTAAAAGCAGAGTGTCAGTCATCTAGACCTACAGCAGACAACTCTGAGCATGAG GTGCATTCTGTTGGAGGTCAGCGTGGCACTTCTTCTCTGAAAGAGTTAATTGGTGAAGTTGGTGTCCAGTATCAGGAGTTGTCACCCCAAGCGTTCTCAGAAGAACTTACCAGTG AGAGCAAATCGAAAGAGGTGCCACAATCATCCAGAGCTGTGCCTAACGACTCTGCTTGTGAG CTAAAGATCGCAAGCATCCCTTCTGGTCAACAGTGTGTTGCAGAGCCTATTGCCCATGACGTGGAGCACCATGTGATCTCTACAGACTCATTCACAG ACAGAGAATTAAGAGCAGAGTGTCAGTCATCTAGACCTACAGCAGACAACTCTGAGCATGAG GTGCATTCTGTTGGAGGTCAGCGTGGCACTTCTTCTCTGAAAGAGTTAATTGGTGAAGTTGGTGTCCAGTATCAGGAGTTGTCACCCCAAGCGTTCTCAGAAGAACTTACCAGTG AGAGCAAATCGAAAGAGGTGCCACAATCATCCAGAGCTGTGCCTAACGACTCTGCTTGTGAG CTAAAGATCGCAAGCATCCCTTCTGGTCAACAGTGTGTTGCAGAGCCTATTGCCCATGACGTGGAGCACCATGTGATCTCTACAGACTCATTCACAG ACAGAGAATTAAGAGCAGAGTGTCAGTCATCTAGACCTACAGCAGACAACTCTGAGCATGAG tGTACAATTCATAGGCTGGTATTTGAATCGGTGAAACTTGACAAATGCGGGATATGCCATTCACCTTTGACAGCTATCAGATGGCACGGTCTAAGATGCAAGC AATGCCGTTGTGTGTGGCATAAGATCTGCCTCCAGACATCTTCAGAAGACTGGGATATGTCCGAC GGTGATGTCTCATCTGATGAAGAATACATCCCAAATTCTGCATCAGATTCAGAAAGCTCAGGAACAGAGTTGTCTATTGAGTTACCTGGACCATCAAAAAACTCCCATGCTGCTAGCATGCCTGATTTATGCGTTACTTTTGCTGAAAAAGAACAGACCATGGATGTTAAGAACAACTTtgagcacattttgaatgaTCTTGAAACTACTGATGATCTTCATCCCGACCAAGAACCAGACAGCTCAGAGTCATGccagcagaaaacaaaagatgcaTGTAGCGAAAAGAGTACTGTGGATATGCTGTGCCAAAATGAATCCCCAACCAAGTCAACAAAATTAATCAAAAGCACagtcaatttttgttttgtatgtggAAAACCTCAAACAAAATTTGCACGTCATCTGGAGAcgcatgaaaatgaaaatgctgaAGTCGCCCAGGTGCTTCAGTTACCCAAATCATCAAAGGACAGAAAAGTTAATCTTGAAAGGTTACGAAACCTTGGTAACTTCAAGCACAACTCTGCTGTTAAAACCACAGGATCAGGTTGTCTTAAAGTGAAAAGGATCTCaaaaaagagcagcagcagcgctgAGACATACGAGTACTGCTTATACTGTAAGGGTATGATATCCAGAAAAGAAGTTTCTCGGCATATGAAAAGATGTGCTTTAAGACCAGAGAATAATGCTGAAGAGAAGCTGAAAGATAGAGTCTTTGGTATAGCATCTACTCAATCCACAATGTCTCAGCCAATTTCAAGTGAACTCTACTCAGTACTGGGCAAGATGCACAAGGATGATGTGTCTAGTGCAATAAGGAATGATCATTATATTATGCAGTTGGCTCAGTCTCTTTTTAATAAGCATGGAAGTGACAGATCAAAGCATGAGTATATAAGACAGAAAGTAAGGGAACTTGGGAGATTACTTGTGACTTTGCGTCACACAACAAGAATCCATAATATGGAAGAGGCAATAAAACCAGCCAACTTCTTTATTCTTACTAATGCTGTCAAGAGAGTTTCAGGTTTTGATACTGAAACCAGCACATTCAAAGCCCCAAGTTTGGCCCTGAAGCTTGGACATTCTCTCAGAAAAATAAGTGATATTATCATGTGTCGTGCTCTCATGGAAGAGGATCAAGAGGCGATCGATTCAATCAGGAGGTTTCACACACTTCATGAAACAAAGTGGTCTGAATTAGTTTCCCATTCAGCCTTATCAAACCTGAGTGAGGCAAAATACAACAAGGTCGACAGCCTTCCACTGACCAGAGATGTTCAGAAGCTGCAGTTATATCTTGGTCAGCAAGTGGAATCGGCTAGGGAGAAACTAGGTGATAACCCAACAGTAGGAACTTATGCAGCACTAGCAAAGGTGATCCTTTGTCAAGTGATTTTGTTCAATAGGAGGAGGGAAGGTGAAGTAGCACGTATGACTGTCAAAAATTTTGAAGATCGTGACATGTCCAAACTAAACGATGACATCAGCTCTGGGCTTACAGAAGTTGAGAAAAGGCTTTGCCAACAGTTTGCCAGAGTGGaactgaaggggaaaaaaggacgaAAGGTGGCTGTGATCCTGACTTCTGATATGACCGATAACCTGTCACTCCTCGTTAGTAAGAGGAAAGAGTGCGGGGTATCTGAAAACAATATGTACCTTTTCGCCATTCCTTGTAGTGATGGTCACTACAGAGGGCAGTTTGGTCAGTTTGCAGATGCTTGCGGAGCTGAACATCCTCAGAACCTCAGATCAACTAACCTTCGCAAACAGATTGCCACGATAAGCCAAGTCATGAACTTGAAAGATAATGAACTAGACCAGCTGGCCGATTTCCTCGGCCATGACATTAGGGTCCATAGAGAATACTATCGACTGCCCCAATCAACAATTCAGCTGGCTAAGATCTCCAAGTTGCTCATGGCCATGGAGAAGGGAAGTGTGAAGGATATTCAAGGAAAAACTCTGGATGAAATTGGTG aTGACATAGATGGGATGGCTACTGGATCACAGCAACTCCCTGATGCTTCCACATTGCGAG